A segment of the Filifactor alocis ATCC 35896 genome:
AAAAAATTGTACCGCTTCCATCTTCCAAGCATATTTTTACACATATTGAATGGAAGATGAACGGATACTTTGTTTTTTTGAATGACAAAAAACCTTCCTCTGTTTTGAAAAGCTCTCTTCTTCCAACGATTTCAGAGCTTCCCTTATCCTCTGAAACCGTATGGGCTACAATAGAAGAACTGCGAAAGGTATACCCCCTTCCCACTGCATTCAAAACCTATCGGAACGCATTGGAAGAAAAAGAAAGACAAGGAGAACAACTGAATCTGTTTGATAGTTCATGGTAACCATACTTCTATCATAAATTTTGAAATTTTTTTGAACAAACAACCGAATCCGTTTGATAGCTTATTGTAATACGATTTGTGGTTTCTCTTCCCTTTATCATAATGCGAAGTGATACGAAAACCGATGAACTATCAGAAAAAAAAGAATCTAAAGTTAATAGATTCTTTTTAAAATGGAGCTTTTTTTAGAAAAAATTATTCTACAACGCATAGTCAAAACCGGAAATAGATTTCTTTTCTTCAATATCGATTTCAAGAAACTCCATCTCGTCCAAGTTCAAAAAATATGCCACTATCGACATCGGAAATGACACAATACACTTGTTCAATGCACTAATATTGCTGTTCACAATCCGTTTTGCGGCAGAAAGTGCAGAATTTTCTTTGACAACTTGATTTTGCAGATTCAAAAATTGCTGAGAAGACAGCAATTCCGGATAATTTTCCGCTACCGCAAAAATCTCACTGATTGCTCGATTTTGCGAACGAATGACATCATTCGTCTCTTTCATCGAAAGTCCTTGACGCAATCTAACTACCTCTGTAAAAACTTTTTCTTCGTGCTTTGCATATGCTTTTGCAATTTTCATCATCTCGAATATCGTATCATATCTTTTCTCCAATGCAATATCTACACTTTCCTTAGATTCATCAATGACAACCAAATACTGTTTCAAACGATTACGAATTGATACTCCCCATATAAGCATTATAGCAATAATCAGTAACACAAATTTTATCATAGCACCCTCCTTAAATTTAGGTATTCATTGTTCCCAAAATCTCATACATCAATGAAAGTTCTTCCTGCAATTCTTCATAGTCATCCGCAAGTGACAACTCTTCAATCTCTAACGCGGATTCGGGGATTTGAAACAGAAACTTTTTCGTATGAAAAGACAATA
Coding sequences within it:
- a CDS encoding LemA family protein — translated: MIKFVLLIIAIMLIWGVSIRNRLKQYLVVIDESKESVDIALEKRYDTIFEMMKIAKAYAKHEEKVFTEVVRLRQGLSMKETNDVIRSQNRAISEIFAVAENYPELLSSQQFLNLQNQVVKENSALSAAKRIVNSNISALNKCIVSFPMSIVAYFLNLDEMEFLEIDIEEKKSISGFDYAL